The proteins below are encoded in one region of Ostrea edulis chromosome 3, xbOstEdul1.1, whole genome shotgun sequence:
- the LOC130053675 gene encoding melanocyte-stimulating hormone receptor-like, with the protein MSNTTNSLFYESSTNTHRWTEHLDILRETNVSNSSSSPLDEDSFQDLSSFLEEFLSSSEKDLPIDDPGTRIVGTLLFSFGMVGNLITMVVIVVMKRLHSPTYVTIACLALSNCMASSIRYTRFLFYVFQYSFQDYLRLRVLEIFSFLFLHSANFHIVLLSYIRYVFIVKPLKSLEITCTKVFKLSVIIWVFSLIISGVYGVRHVLYTTDMISFDLANKTEIGFALYVVGVPFVLVSCFHIRKICHLLNKPKRKEGCRVKATHSMSIMFSIIIMVYLLTTVYPMLHTVLLFRCKYCNDLFNFFLLVNNSINPYIYFAFSPPVKKLLSRLRNCVRDG; encoded by the coding sequence ATGTCCAACACAACCAATTCTCTATTTTATGAATCTTCCACAAATACACACCGTTGGACTGAGCATTTGGACATACTCCGTGAAACCAATGTATCTAATTCATCTTCCTCTCCACTCGATGAGGATTCTTTCCAGGATTTGTCTTCATTCCTCGAGGAGTTTTTATCAAGCTCTGAAAAAGATCTCCCAATTGATGATCCCGGGACGAGAATTGTGGGTACGCTGCTTTTCAGTTTTGGAATGGTTGGAAACTTGATAACTATGGTAGTTATTGTCGTCATGAAACGTCTCCACTCTCCGACCTACGTCACAATCGCCTGTCTAGCTCTTTCCAACTGCATGGCCTCCTCCATTCGCTATACCAGATTCCTGTTTTACGTATTTCAGTATTCTTTTCAGGATTATTTAAGATTACGTGTATTGgagatattttcttttttgtttttacattccGCAAATTTTCATATTGTATTGCTATCATATATTCGctatgttttcattgttaaacCTCTAAAGAGTCTAGAAATTACTTGTACTAAGGTATTTAAATTGTCTGTAATCATTTGGGTGTTCTCCCTTATAATAAGCGGAGTGTACGGAGTGAgacatgtattatatacaacTGACATGATATCGTTCGATTTAGCCAACAAAACTGAAATTGGTTTTGCTCTCTATGTAGTGGGCGTACCTTTTGTATTGGTAAGCTGTTTTCATATCAGAAAAATATGTCACTTATTAAATAAACCAAAACGAAAGGAGGGATGCAGGGTTAAAGCAACTCATTCAATGTCCATCATGTTTTCGATAATCATCATGGTATATCTACTTACTACAGTATATCCTATGTTACATACAGTTCTTCTATTCAGATGTAAGTATTGTAatgatttgtttaatttttttcttctggtAAACAACAGTATAAATCCTTacatatattttgcattttcaccCCCAGTTAAAAAACTGCTCTCCAGATTGCGAAATTGTGTGAGAGATGGATAG